In Bacillus sp. 2205SS5-2, the sequence CTGTTTATAATTTGGAGATTGGTGATACTCAGCAACAGGTAAAAGAAGAATTGGGTGAGCCAAACCGTTCGACAACTAATGAATATGGTGCTCTTTGGCACACGTATCATCAAAACTATCAACATTTTCTGATGATCTCATTTGATGATAATCAACTTATTAATGGGCTTTACACCAATCAGGATTTAATTTCTAGCTCCCTTGGTATCACTTTAGGAGATACAAAGAGTCTCGTTCAACAAAATCTTGGAAGACCCTTAACAAAAATAAAGAAAGGCTCTTTCTATTATCAGCTACCTGACCATGGTGAATATGATGTGTTCTTAATTGAAAAGTCCTATGTAACTGTCTTTTATGATATTCATGAAAATAATACAGTCACAGCAATTCAGATCATCCAGAAAGAGTTGGAAGATACAAAACAAACCCTTTATACAGAAAATAGTGATGAACTAAAAACGGGATTAGAATATCAACTATTTGATGTAACCAATGCAGCTCGTGTAGAACATGGCCTTCATCCGCTTGCTTGGGATGATTCTGCAAAAGAAACTGCTCGAAAACATAGTTTAGATATGGCTGATAATGGGTACTTCGATCATACAAACTTAGATGGGGAATCTCCCTTTGATCGGATGTCAGAGGATAACATACATTTTTTGGTAGCGGGTGAAAATTTAGCCTATGGGCAGTTTAGTAGTATTTTTGCTCATGAAGGCTTAATGAATTCAGAAGGTCATCGAAAGAATATTTTGCAAAAGGATTTTGACTATGTGGGAATCGGCGTCGCCTTTAATGAGGAATCGCACCCATATTATACTCAAAATTATTTTGCTAATTAATTCTTCACTTTATTTTCATCAAAAAAATCCACCTTTCATCAAGAAAGGTGGATTTTTTTGATTACTGTTTATCTGTCGGTATTTCACAACCGTTTTCATCGCAAACCATTCCGTTGTTATCTCCCGTTGAAAGGTTTTGAAGTGGAGTAGATGGATGTTCTTCTTCCCAGACTTTCTCAAGAGCCCCTTTAAACACTTCAGCTGGTTGCGCTCCAGAGATCGCATACTTATTATTTACCACAAAAAAAGGTACACCTTGAACGCCGATACTACGAGCCAATTGCTCATCTTGACGAACTACTTCGTTGAAATCGTTTCCTGCTAATACCGATTGTGCTTCAGAACGATCAAGCCCAACCTCTTCCGCAATTTGGAGTAAGGTATCATGGTCGCCAACATGCTTCGAATCGGTAAAGTGGGCTTTTAATAAGCTTTCCGTTAAAGCTGCTTCTTTCCCTTGAGTTTCGGCATACTTTGCTAAGCGATGAGCATCAAAAGTGTTCGTTGGAATAAGTTGATCGAATTGAAAATCTAAACCAACACTTCCAGCTTGTTGGATCACTCCGTCGCTCATTTTCTTAGCTTGTTCAACAGATGTCCCGTACTTATTCGCAAGTAGTTCATGAAGTGATAAGTCGGTATCTTTAGCCGCATTTGGATCTAGCTCATAGCTTTTGAAAACTACTTCAACTTCATCTTTAAAAGGAACTGCTTCCATTGCTTGCTCTAGTCTTCTTTTTCCAATATAACAAAATGGACAAACAAAATCTGAATATACTTCTATTTTCATGGTTGCACCTCAATAATTGTATTTATTTGCTTAGAGTACCATAAATCAAAGAAACATACAGTCGATTTGCTCAAATGGCCAATTAGAACAAACGGGACACTGAATCTTATCGAATTTATCCTGCACGTAAAAACTATTAAGAACTATCACTTTTTCTACTTTCCTTCTTGCCTTGAAAAGCATTTCTCCTATTCCAGGCACCCGAAGAATAACGCCTGGAAGTAATTAAGAAAAGTAGCAAAACTAACTCCCTTCTTATATCAGGCATTATCAATTTATAATGAGCTGAAAAAGAAAAAATTTAAATCTGCCTATTTACAACGATTACATCTATAACTCCAAGATTGAAGAATAGGATAATTTAAGTATTCATAAGTTTTTTCCTTTATATGGAGAAATCACTTCTATGACTATCCCTAGTCCATAGAACTAATAATTTTCCAGGTGCACTGGGGTTTATTTGTGAATAGTAATGGAATTTATTTTTACTCAAAAATAAACCTCATCGGGATTTAGGGCTCTTTTCTCATTTAAGATATTATAGGTTAAACTATAACTTGGGGATAATTCTATTTTCGTTCACAACGATTGATTTAATGACTTATAGCCACCCGCATATTTCTTGATTGAATGAAGTGTCGTCTGTAAGTGATTCCGTATGGCTTGCTGGGTTAAGGTGATATCTGTTTGTTTAATCGAATGGACGATTGTCCGATGTTCTTCAAGACTTTTCTTGTTTTCTTGACTCTTATGGTCAATCACATTGTATATCATTAAAGTAAATCTTTTTCCTCCCTCAATTCTCGATGCGCTCTAACAATTGACAGAAAATAAAATCCGGGTTATATTTGTACTAACAAGGGGAGTAGCGACCGGTAATCGGCTAATGAATCATCATTACGGTATTTCGATACCTGGTTCATTAGACTAAGCGTATTCTTAGCCCGCAAGACCTTGGTACATATATTTGTGCCAGGGTTTTTTCGTGTCCTGGCCGAAAGGGGACGAACATGATCTATTTAACTTTTATACTTGCAGCCACTGTAGTCGTAGGAGCAGCTATTTACTTGAATCAATTTGGTGATGTGATTAGCCGGAAATCTTCTTTAAGTGGAGCCGTCGTGGGTACTTTTCTGATTGCAGGAGCAACTTCATTACCAGAATTAACAACAAGCTTAACCGCTGTCTACATTGATAGTCCCGATATTGCCGTGGGAAATATGCTCGGAAGTAATGTATTTAACCTATTAATATTAGCAGTCGTCGATTTAATCTACCGAAAGAAACGTTTATTTCAACATATTAATCATAAGGAATCAATGCCATCAGCTCTTTTTGGAATCTTGTTTTTAGTTATAATAGGTTTCAGCCTCCTTCTACCCGGTTCTATTGAATTATTTGGGGTGGGAATTGAAATGATTGTGGTCGTAGTTCTCTACATTCTGTCGATGAAATTTGTTGCAAAGGAAGAAATGCTAGTTCAACAAGAGGAGCCAGCTCGTAAGGACATTTCTCTTAGAAAAGCAGTCATCGGTTTTTCCCTTGCAGCCTTTATGGTCTTTGTATCCGGGAGTATTCTTTCTATCTCCGGAGATGCTTTAGCACAATCCACTGGTATGAATGCGAGCTTTATCGGCAGCTTTCTCATAGCGGCCTCCACCTCTTTACCTGAGCTGGTCACTGTTGTGGCGGCATTTAAACTAGCAAACTACAATATGGCCATTGGATCCATTTTAGGTAGCAATTTATTTAACATTCAACTGCTTGCTTTAACAGATGCTTTATATCGTAAAGGTCCTATTTTAGCAGTCGTTGACACATCTCACGTATTCATAGCATTCCTAGGTTTTGTCATGAGCCTAGTCATCATTTATTTGTTGATTCGCCCTACGATAATTCGAAATTCATGGCGTTATGCCGCACCTTCTCTATTAATGACGGTTTTGTATGTTGTCATCTCCTATATGATATTCTAACGAAGGCTGTGAGTGGCTATTCTCCAGACCTAATAGTTATTCTCTTCGGAGTTAGAGTTGACTAGGAAAAAGAGATTTTCACGTCAAATCCATTCACAAAAAAGCTCTGAGCTATAATGAACTGCCCCCTGTTAAGTAGACAGTGGAAATAATAAAAATGATTTAAGCTGAACTTCTGTCAAGAAAATGGACAATAAAAAATGAGATTTAATTTTCCTACTTTCCTACCGCACTTCGTTTGGTGGGGCATTAGAAAGAATCAATCCAAGACCATGATTGATCCTTTCTAACGCCAAATGGCTATATTATGAGATTGATTCTAGGATCGAAAGTTGATACTCTCGCTCAAAGTTATTTGGCGACAAATATCCCAGCTTAGAATGCTTCCTCTTCTCATTGTACCTACTTGTAATATAATGATTGATAACCTTCATCGCTTCTTCTTTTGTTTGAAATCTACGCCGATAGATAAGCTCTTTCTTTATAGTCGCGTGGAACGATTCGATGCAAGCGTTATCATATGGATCTCCTTTTCGATTCATACTAATTTTAGCCCCACTCTGAGTTAATTCCTCTACATATTCATTAGAACAATATTGGGAGCCACGGTCAGAATGATGGATCAATCCCTTACCTGGTCGTCTCGTTGCTTGAGCCATTCGCAATGCTTCTAAAACAAGTTCTTTTTTCATTGAAATCCCTTGGCTCCATCCTACAATTTTTCGTGAAAACAAGTCCATAATGGAAGCAAGATACACTCATCCCTTCAATGTTCGGATATATGTAATATCCGCTACCCAAACC encodes:
- a CDS encoding sodium:calcium antiporter, translated to MIYLTFILAATVVVGAAIYLNQFGDVISRKSSLSGAVVGTFLIAGATSLPELTTSLTAVYIDSPDIAVGNMLGSNVFNLLILAVVDLIYRKKRLFQHINHKESMPSALFGILFLVIIGFSLLLPGSIELFGVGIEMIVVVVLYILSMKFVAKEEMLVQQEEPARKDISLRKAVIGFSLAAFMVFVSGSILSISGDALAQSTGMNASFIGSFLIAASTSLPELVTVVAAFKLANYNMAIGSILGSNLFNIQLLALTDALYRKGPILAVVDTSHVFIAFLGFVMSLVIIYLLIRPTIIRNSWRYAAPSLLMTVLYVVISYMIF
- a CDS encoding IS3 family transposase, giving the protein MYLASIMDLFSRKIVGWSQGISMKKELVLEALRMAQATRRPGKGLIHHSDRGSQYCSNEYVEELTQSGAKISMNRKGDPYDNACIESFHATIKKELIYRRRFQTKEEAMKVINHYITSRYNEKRKHSKLGYLSPNNFEREYQLSILESIS
- a CDS encoding DsbA family oxidoreductase produces the protein MKIEVYSDFVCPFCYIGKRRLEQAMEAVPFKDEVEVVFKSYELDPNAAKDTDLSLHELLANKYGTSVEQAKKMSDGVIQQAGSVGLDFQFDQLIPTNTFDAHRLAKYAETQGKEAALTESLLKAHFTDSKHVGDHDTLLQIAEEVGLDRSEAQSVLAGNDFNEVVRQDEQLARSIGVQGVPFFVVNNKYAISGAQPAEVFKGALEKVWEEEHPSTPLQNLSTGDNNGMVCDENGCEIPTDKQ
- a CDS encoding CAP domain-containing protein — translated: MKRLFLFLIILLAVYITHPMWEEEVETILQHDLVQDSLESIKESEWVSSALNHMEFAYTSLLQEIDDLFDEGITSPDEVDYIKVAKPELDPPAKQPIAVYNLEIGDTQQQVKEELGEPNRSTTNEYGALWHTYHQNYQHFLMISFDDNQLINGLYTNQDLISSSLGITLGDTKSLVQQNLGRPLTKIKKGSFYYQLPDHGEYDVFLIEKSYVTVFYDIHENNTVTAIQIIQKELEDTKQTLYTENSDELKTGLEYQLFDVTNAARVEHGLHPLAWDDSAKETARKHSLDMADNGYFDHTNLDGESPFDRMSEDNIHFLVAGENLAYGQFSSIFAHEGLMNSEGHRKNILQKDFDYVGIGVAFNEESHPYYTQNYFAN